The following proteins are co-located in the Mycolicibacterium goodii genome:
- a CDS encoding SDR family oxidoreductase translates to MSTPHSDRPVAVVTGASAGIGAATAKTLASLGFHVVCTARRADRIDALAKEIDGTAIVADVTDDDSVNSLAAQLNRVDVLVNNAGGAKGLEPVAEADLDHWRWMWETNVLGTLRVTRALLPKLIDSGNGLIVTITSIAAFETYDGGSGYTSAKHGQGALHRTLRGELLGKPVRLTEIAPGAVETEFALVRFDGDKERADNVYKGITPLVAEDVAEVIGFVASRPSHVNLDQIVIRPRDQAPNGRWNRRT, encoded by the coding sequence ATGTCGACACCACATTCCGATCGTCCGGTCGCCGTGGTCACCGGCGCCAGTGCAGGCATCGGCGCAGCAACCGCGAAAACCCTTGCCTCACTGGGCTTTCACGTGGTCTGCACGGCCCGTCGCGCCGACCGGATCGACGCTTTGGCCAAGGAAATCGACGGTACCGCCATTGTGGCGGACGTCACAGATGACGATTCGGTCAACTCGCTCGCGGCCCAACTGAACCGGGTGGACGTCCTGGTGAACAACGCAGGCGGCGCCAAGGGACTCGAACCTGTCGCCGAGGCCGATCTGGACCACTGGCGCTGGATGTGGGAGACCAACGTGCTGGGCACATTACGGGTCACCCGCGCCCTGCTGCCCAAGCTGATCGACTCGGGGAACGGACTGATCGTCACGATCACCTCCATCGCGGCGTTCGAGACCTACGACGGCGGTTCCGGCTACACCTCGGCCAAGCACGGCCAGGGCGCGCTGCACCGCACGCTGCGCGGTGAACTTCTCGGAAAACCCGTGCGGCTCACCGAGATTGCGCCGGGCGCGGTCGAGACGGAGTTCGCCCTGGTGCGGTTCGACGGCGACAAGGAACGCGCCGACAACGTCTACAAGGGCATCACGCCGCTGGTGGCCGAGGACGTCGCCGAGGTGATCGGATTCGTGGCCTCCCGGCCATCGCACGTGAACCTGGACCAGATCGTGATCCGGCCGCGCGATCAGGCCCCCAACGGTCGGTGGAACCGCCGGACCTGA